Proteins encoded in a region of the Photobacterium profundum SS9 genome:
- a CDS encoding efflux RND transporter periplasmic adaptor subunit, whose protein sequence is MPRISSRYTLHVLILAAFLGGCNSSNSEPTAQAEQLHIVSVNAMTLVPSNHYMVTREYVGIVQAGQQSNLGFELGGKIAQIFVDVGDKIQEGDPLIVLDTQLLKTSADQLTAQQAQITAQLELVNANLKRQNTLKKKGFSAESEIDNLNSQRNALRANYRQVGATLAANRLQQEKSTIYAPYSGTIGARYISKGDVVNTGSPTLTLLSSNRKEAHVGIPAKQLARINQLSQPSFINTKNRDNTKTNSDGKKQWILRIGDKSYTTTLLNSGASVNLNSRSITLRFELPDSITAIDGELAYLQLDDKHADNGYWVPLSAMTDGLRGVWNVYVLSEKSADENNALEGSKKTLRVERRSVQVLYANGKQAYISGAVNAGEKLVSNGLHRLVPGQTVVISEKSWLPKKLPLPLIDSEV, encoded by the coding sequence ATGCCACGGATATCATCGCGATATACATTACACGTACTGATACTTGCTGCATTTCTGGGTGGCTGTAACAGTTCGAACTCTGAGCCAACAGCACAAGCAGAGCAACTACATATCGTCAGTGTCAATGCAATGACCTTAGTGCCATCAAATCATTATATGGTTACTCGTGAATACGTGGGCATTGTTCAGGCAGGTCAGCAATCCAATTTAGGTTTTGAACTCGGTGGGAAAATAGCGCAGATTTTTGTTGATGTCGGCGACAAAATTCAAGAAGGTGATCCACTCATAGTATTAGATACTCAGCTGTTAAAAACCTCTGCAGATCAGTTAACTGCACAGCAAGCGCAGATTACCGCCCAACTAGAATTAGTTAATGCAAACCTAAAACGCCAAAATACATTAAAGAAAAAAGGCTTCAGTGCTGAATCTGAAATCGATAACTTGAACAGCCAACGTAATGCTTTGCGGGCAAATTATCGTCAAGTGGGGGCTACCTTGGCGGCGAATCGATTACAACAAGAGAAATCAACGATTTACGCTCCTTATAGCGGCACCATTGGTGCACGTTACATCTCTAAAGGTGATGTTGTGAATACGGGTTCACCTACCCTAACGCTGCTTTCAAGTAATCGTAAAGAGGCACATGTTGGTATTCCCGCCAAGCAACTTGCACGTATTAACCAACTATCTCAACCCTCGTTTATAAATACTAAAAACCGCGATAATACAAAGACGAATAGCGATGGTAAGAAGCAATGGATTCTACGTATTGGTGATAAGAGTTACACAACAACACTATTAAACTCTGGTGCCAGTGTAAATCTGAATTCTCGCTCTATTACCCTGCGTTTCGAACTGCCTGATTCAATTACTGCTATCGATGGTGAATTAGCGTATTTACAATTAGACGACAAACACGCTGATAATGGGTACTGGGTGCCGCTTTCAGCGATGACCGATGGGCTTAGGGGCGTATGGAATGTGTATGTTCTCAGTGAAAAGTCAGCAGATGAAAACAATGCATTAGAAGGTTCGAAAAAAACGCTTCGCGTTGAGCGCCGTTCAGTACAAGTTTTATATGCAAATGGCAAACAAGCGTATATCAGCGGCGCGGTTAATGCTGGCGAAAAATTAGTGTCTAATGGACTACACCGTTTAGTACCGGGGCAAACTGTCGTTATATCTGAAAAGAGCTGGCTGCCAAAAAAGCTGCCACTCCCACTGATTGATAGCGAGGTTTAA
- the tnpA gene encoding IS200/IS605-like element ISPpr13 family transposase — MDYRYGSHTVFKIQYHFVFVTKYRYQVLTGDVGLKARELIRQTCHAFEIDILKGVISKDHVHLLVSAPPNMAPSEIMRRIKGRTSAKLFESYPDLKKKYWGRHFWARGYFCVTSGDLTEEMIKEYLDHHFEPKAEDNFRTEG; from the coding sequence ATGGATTATAGATATGGAAGTCATACAGTCTTCAAAATTCAGTACCATTTCGTTTTTGTAACGAAGTATCGTTATCAAGTTTTGACTGGTGATGTTGGCTTGAAAGCTCGAGAGCTAATCAGGCAAACATGTCATGCTTTTGAGATTGATATTTTGAAGGGGGTAATCAGTAAAGATCATGTTCACTTGTTAGTTTCTGCACCACCCAATATGGCACCTAGCGAAATAATGCGAAGGATTAAAGGCCGTACATCGGCTAAGTTGTTCGAGAGTTATCCTGATTTAAAGAAGAAATACTGGGGACGTCATTTTTGGGCTAGAGGCTACTTTTGTGTGACATCTGGTGACCTAACGGAAGAAATGATAAAGGAATACCTTGATCATCACTTTGAGCCCAAGGCTGAAGATAACTTCAGGACAGAAGGCTAA